ACCGATCAATATTTTTTTCCTGTAAGAAAGTACCAATAAGTTGTTGCCAAACGGTTTTGGTTAAGAGTTGATTGTTCCGATACTGACTTTCGCCATGAAAAAATAAATCCACCGCGAAAATGGTATATTGATTTCCCAGTGTAACTTCCAGCCCTTTAAAAACTTGGCTACTTTGCCCAAAACCATGAAACGCCAGCAAAACTGCCGGACCGTTCCCGATTGTTTGGTACGCAAGCCGATTACCCGCTACCTCAATTTTTTGGACCCTGGCTTCGCTCATATCAACAAAGTTGCGAAAAACCTGAATACCTATGTTAACCATCAAAAACCTGACTGAGCTAGCGGCCCTGGCTGGCCAATCGCTGGGCAGTACTGACTACCTGCCAATCACCCAGGAAATGGTCAACCGATTTGCAGAAGCCACTGGCGACTATCAATGGATACATACCAATCCCGAACGGGCCGCTACTGAGTCGCCTTATAAGACAACGATTGCCCACGGTTTTTTTACCCTCTCACTGGCACCGCAACTTATGGCCCAGATTTATCGGGTCGAATCGGTCCGGATGGGCATTAATTATGGCGCTAATAAAATTCGGTTTACCAATGCTTTACCCGTT
This window of the Spirosoma aerolatum genome carries:
- a CDS encoding MaoC family dehydratase, translated to MLTIKNLTELAALAGQSLGSTDYLPITQEMVNRFAEATGDYQWIHTNPERAATESPYKTTIAHGFFTLSLAPQLMAQIYRVESVRMGINYGANKIRFTNALPVGSRLRLNARLLSVEPQASGSRVVTECTFEIENQPKPACVAELITLLFE